In Gracilibacillus salitolerans, the sequence TTTATCAAAGGAACAAGGCGGGCTCTTCCTTGGATTAGTGCTCCGCTTCCTTGGATTTCTGCTTCTGTTCCTTGGATATAAGCATTTATCCAAGGAAGGGAAAGCTTTTTCCAAGGAAGGGAAGCCATTATCCAAGGAGCGAGGAGTTCTGTTCCTTGGATTAATGGTCCGCTTCCTTGGATATCACCGATTATCCAAGGAACAGAATATTCATCATGAAAGTGAAAGTCATAATGACCTCCGCTCAAGTGCCGACCTCTATCTATTTTTCTATTAAAAACCCTTGAACCTTAATTTGATAACATTGTTCTAACACAAGCAAAATAATTGCTAAAAAAGTTAATTTATGCTATAATTTACAAATATTATTTTAATGCTATAATAAGATTCTCCTGGCCAGGGGAATCTTATTTTTTTTATATAGGAGGAAGATGCTATGAAGCAAAATGAGTCAAGTCTAACTTCCTTAGTATCGGCTTTTGGTCGCGCGCATCACCATAGATACGACACACCTAAAATTTTCGATGATTTTATTGCGAACGATCTAATTTCCGAAGACGAATTTTCAGCTATTAGTAAGAATATGATTAACGGAATCCAGTTTTTTAACAAAGACATTGGGCAGCGTTTTAAAGATAATCCAGAAGAAATTTTGAAATGGATAACACAAGTACAGCTTTCTCCAACCCCCTTAGCACGTGCAGCATATTGCGAGAAAGTATTACTTCATGAAGTTGAGTTAGGTTCAAAACAGTATGTCATACTTGGAGCGGGGTTAGACACTTTTGCTTTTAGGCATCCAGAATTGACCGACAGCTTTATTTACCAACGTTCCTCCAGGCAGCTCTATTGTTTTTGATTATGCAGATGAAAAACTCTTTGAAGAAAAGGGCATTTCTAATCGAGTTGAAAATATGGTTAAAATGGCTGCGGCAAGTGGAGAACCAATGAAGTCGGGTTTTACTTATGCAGAAGTCGAGAATCTATTAGAAAAATCAGGTTTGCAAATTTATGAACATTTATCACCAACTAATATAAATGAGCTTTTCTTTGGAAATAGGACGGATTATTTAACTGCCTTCGAGACCATTCATTTTATCCATGCTGTAAAGCAATAAAAGTCTGTAGGTAATGGCTGTTCACGAACAGAACACACTAAAATGACCTCCGCTCAAGCGAAGGTCTTTTTCTTTACCCTTTTACCGATCCAGCTAGTAAACCGCGGACAAAGTATTTCCCTAGTAAAATATAAACTAGTAATGTCGGCATAGCGGCGAGGAGTGCGCCTGCCATTTGGACGTTCCATTGCACGATTTGGCTTCCAGACAGGTTTTGTAGTGCTACCATGACTGGCTGCGCATTGTTGTTGGTGATCGTTACGGCGAAAAGGAATTCATTCCAGATGTTAGTGAATTGCCAGATCGCAACGACAACGAATCCGGTGATCGAAAGTGGCAGGATGACTCTGCGAAAGATGCCGAGGAAGCTTGCGCCGTCCACTTGTGCTGCTTCAATCATCGAATCAGGAATGTTCGCATAGAAATTGCGGAACATTAAGGTTGTAATTGGTAATCCGTATACAACGTGAGTGAAAATAAGTCCTGCAATCGAGTTGTATAAACCAACTTTATTTAGAAATTGGATTAATGGAATCAGAATGCTTTGGTAGGGAATAAACATTCCGAATAGAATCATCGTGAATACGACTTCGGATCCTTTGAATCTCCATTTTGATAGGACATATCCATTCATTGCCCCTAGTATGGCTGATAGTAATGTAGCTGGGATGACCAAATAGAGACTGTTCATTAAGTTTGGTGCGAGCTCCGAGAATGCGTGCGTATAACTGGAAAAGTCAATCGCTGATGGCAATGCCCACATTTCGGATAAAGATACCTCCTCCAGTGGTTTGAAACTGGTGATCAGCATGACATAGACTGGAGTCAGGAAAAAGAGAGCAATCGCGATTAGTACGGTATATTTGACTATTCTTCTCACTACCATCATGATGCCCCCCTTCTGCTGTTAATCAAGTATGGCACGATAAATACGGCAACGAGTAGCAACATAATGATGGCAATTGCTGCACCGTTTGCGTAATAGTTACCGCGGAATGTCGTCTCAAACATGTAGACACCTGGCACGTCGGTAACGAAATTGGCACCCGAACCTGTCATCGCATAGATCAGATCGAATATTTTTAAAGAAATGTGTGCCATGATAATGACCACACTCATCGTAATTGGTGTTAACATTGGTAAAATCACCTTGCGATAAATTTGCAGTTCGGATGCACCATCAATTCGTGCCGCTTCCCTGAGCTCATCTGGAATTCCAGTAAGTCCTGCGACATACATCGCAAGTGAGAATCCTGTCATTTGCCATACAGCTGCAATAACAACTGCAATCATGGCGACAGGTAAACCGAATTCAATACTTCCCCACTGGAATCCCGCCAAAATATTGGTATCGGTATACCATTTCGGTTGGATGCCGAATACTTGTAAAAATTGATTGAAACCAGTAGATGGATTCAGTAGCCATTGCCAAACGACACCAGTTACCACAAAGGATAGTGCCATTGGGAATAAAAAGATATTGCGGAATAGTGCATTTGCCTTTTTCGTTTGATCAAGCAAAATCGCTAAGCCTAAACCTAGGATAATAACAAATCCAATAAAAAGGATCGTAAAAAAGACGGTATTACGTAAATCTGCTTGGAAACGATAATCTCCAAATAGATAGATATAGTTTTTCAAACCAGCGAATGACATATCGGGCATCAGGGTATTCCAGTTACTTAAGGAAACCCAGCCAGTCCAACCAATAAACCCATATACGAATATGACAATGAGCAAAAAGGATGGGGTTAAGAACAATAGTGCCATCAGCTGATCTCTGGTAATTTTCATTGCGATTGTCCTCCCATCTGAAGTAATTTCTATATAATTTGATATGTTGTTTACTTGTGATTGATTGCTTATTTTTAATGAGATGAAGTTTTTCTTGCAACTTTTCCTCTTTATTTGCAACTTCGCTCTTTGTTTTTACTACCTTAAAAGGGAAGGCTCGCACAGGGCGAGCCACCAATCTTAAAGATCTCCTGCTATTTGTTGTAATTTCTCAATGAATTGATCTACATTTTGTTGGGTTACGAAGATGTTTACTTCTTGATTTGCTTTGGTTAAATATCCCTCTGATGCTGCTGAACCGTGCGCCAAGCTTGGTGCTAAGTTACTATTTTGGAAATCTTCCATTGTGTCTGTACCGTATTCATCATATTTTGATGCATCGGCATCAACACGTGCTGGTATCGAACCTTTTAATGGATTGAATGCATCTTGACCTTCTACTGAACCAAGCACATTCAGGAATTCTTTAACCGTATCTGGATCTTCTACACCTTTAGGTAAACCAAATGTATCGGTGATAACCATGAAGTCCTCGGTTGTACCAGGGAATGCAAAGTAACCAAAGTCAACATTTGTTTCTAAGTTCAAGTCGTTTGAGAAGTAACCTTTTGCCCAGTCACCCATGTTGGTCATGGCAGCTTCTCCTTCACCTACAAGCTGAGAAGCGTCTTGCCAGTTACGGGAAGCATGATCTTCGTTAACGTAACCTATTATTGTTTCGAAGTATTCAGCCGCTTCACGAACGCGATCGTCGTCAAAGCCTACTTCTCCTTCCCACAATGCGCGATAATCATCTGGACCAAGTGTTGCTAGTAGTAAGTTTTCAAAAATTTGTGTTGCTGTCCATGCTTCTTTATCACCCATAGCAAGTGGTGTGACACCTGCTTCATCAAGTTGTGCTAATACATCGACGAATTCCTCTAAAGTAGTCGGCACTTCAATACCGTGCTCCTCAAATACTTCCATGTTGTAGAACATTACATTTCCACGGTGAATGTTTACTGGTACAGAATAGATATTTCCGTCTTTACTTACCATATCAATTAATTCTTCCGGGAATTTATCCATTAAATCATATTCTTCATAGAAATCATTTAACGGTTCCATCTTGTCTGCTGCAACCCAGCTCTCATTTAGCTCCGCTCCACCGTGTACTTGGAAAGTAGATGGTGGATCATTACCTTGCATTCTGGTAGCTAGAACTGCTTTTGCGTTAGTACCTGCACCACCTGCTACTGCTGCATTTTCAACTTCAATATCTGGATGTTTTTCTTCGAATAAATCAATGAGTGCAAGTAATCCATCTTCTTCCCCTGCACCAGTCCACCAACTGAAGATTTCTACAGAACCACCGTCGCCCGACGATTCAGCCTCCTCTTCTTCTGCTGCATCATCTGTTGTATCCTCTGTTTGATCGTCCGTGCTGCCTGTATCATCTGTCGTCTCATCATCTCCACCACATGCCACTAAGGCAATCATGAATATGAACATAATCAGAAACGCTAAACTCTTTTTTAACATGTTTCTACCCCCTTGGATTAATATAAGCGCTTTCAGCTATAATTATATAGAGAAAACGCTTACGATCTGACACTATTTTTCTGTATTATATTACGAAAATCTGTATTATTTTACGATTTGGCTCTGATATTGCTTCGGAGAGAGCCCTACATGTTTCTTGAAAACACGACTGAAATAGTTCGGATCTTTATAACCTATTTCATAACTAATCTCCTTCAATGTCGCATTGTTTGTCTGCAGGAGTTCTTTCGCTTTCTTGATGCGGATTTCTGTTAAGTAATCAATAAACGTACTGCCTGTTGCTTCATGAAATAGATTGGATACATAATTAGTGCTTAAATCGGTATAGGACGAGACATCGACAAGATTGATTTGTTTGTGATAGTTATTTTCAATAAATTGTTTGGCTTTGACAATTTTATCTTGTGATTGGAAATAATGTTTGATTTCTTTACATACTAGTTGAATTAATTCTTTCCAGTCTTCCGTTGTGACTATTTCTTCCGGTGTCGTGTCAAGTTTAATCCCTTTATCTTCCGCAAGTTGCTTGATTTGCACGAATAATTCCACATTTGCATGCGGTGCGATCACATCGAATAAAACCCAGACTTTTTCTTCTTCACCGTCACGGATTGCTTCCAATAATCTATTGGTTGGAATCTCTTCTGATTGATTGGTTGCTGCAAATCCGTATTGCTTTTGTTTTGCCTTCAATAGCTGCCTTAGTGCTTTCTTTGCTTCATAGTAAGACGTAGTGAGGTCTTCCACTTTATCATACGGATGACCTGCACCGATATAATGGTCATCACCAAGTGTTAATTGCAGACTGCGAATTTGTTTTAACACATCAGCATTGTCTAATCTTTCGTTGGATACATACAAGGCGATGTTATCTTGGGTGATATAGTCATCTGATAACGTGAGTGGCTTATTGGCCATGATGAAATAACCGCTTTGCATATCTGGACAGAGACTTTGTTGGAGAGGATGTGCATCTTCTCCCTGGATCACTTTCGTGAGAAAAAGGGCACGCCGATTTTCAAGCATTTGCTTATCTTGTTCCAACTCGCTTTTGACATTTAAGATGGCACGAATGATTTCTTCCTTCTTACTCGGTTTGAGAATGTATTCTCGCACCCCTAGTTTCATCGCTTGTTTGGCATATTCAAATGTATCATAGGCAGTTACCATAATAAATTTCGTTAGGGGAAACGCTTGGCAAATTGACTCCATCGCTTCTAACCCATTGATGCCTGGCATCTTAATATCCATTAATATAATATCCGGCTGGATGCTTTCCGCTACTTCAATCGCTTTACGGCCATTAACCGCTTCTTCAACCTGTTCAATATCAGAAAAGTGTTCCTCTAGAAATTTGCGCATTGCTTTTCTCTCTAAAAATTCATCTTCTGCAATCACTACTTTCACGCTAGTACCCCCAATTCTTGCTGTTGTTTGTCTGGTAAATATATTCGGATGATCGTTCCCTTACCTAATCTAGTATCGATTTCTAGAACATCATCTGTTTGATAGAACATTTGCAGTCGTTTGATGACATTGACTAATCCTATCCCTGTCATATGACCAACATGTTGTTCATTTTCTGTGGTTGATTGGATTAATTGTCTTCGTTTCTCTTCTGCCATGCCGACACCATTATCAGCAACTTCCACCATAACCCCGCTATGATGCGTTTTAACATGAATCGAAATTTTCCCGCCTTCCTCTAATGATTCCAAACCATGGATAAAGGCATTTTCGACAAGTGGTTGCAGCGTTAATCTTGGCAGTGGCAAATCACCATCTTCTGGTAACTGATCGATATCAAATTCGATTCGCTCCATAAAGCGCATTTTTTGAATCGCTACATAATCTTCCACCATTTTCAGTTCTTCTTTTAAGGTGGTTGTTTTCTTTAAATCGCCAAGGCTGTGTCTCATCATCGATGCTAAGGAGTCAATCAAGTTGGACGTTGATTTTGCGTCTTCTAAATACGCCATTTTCGATACAGTGTTTAAGGTATTAAATAAGAAATGTGGCTGAATTTGATTTTGTAAATGCTTGAGCTCTAGTTCCTTCATCAATCGCTCTTGTTCGGATTGATCTTTAATCTCTTTAATTAAATTACGGATACTTTCCCGCATTTTGTTAAAAGAGTCGCCTAACAGCTTCAGCTCCACTGGTGACTGAATTTGGACTGATTTGCCATCGAATTTTCCAACTGATACTTCTTTCGCTGCTTGAGATAATGCTTGAACCGGTCGATGGATTCCTCTGGAAAATCGAACCGTTATAAACGCACCGAGTAAAATCGATGTAATTAATAAATAGAGTGTAAAATATTTAAAGGCTTCATTGCGCTCACGAATGTCCGCATACAAGGATTGGTATTCTGTCAGTGACCCATCTAATAATTCCAAGGTTGATTCCTGAATATACGATGACGTTTGATCGACTTCTTTCACATGCATTGAATAGCGTTCCATATCATCACGGAGTACAAATCCGGTCGTTAAATCGGTCTGGTAACGGAGAGCATCGATTAAGTTGATATAATTTTTATAGTGAATCGAGTTCGTCTCTTGCATAATCGGTGCTGTTCTTTCATGGAAATTTTCTCTTGCTTCATAATAGGCTTCTAAGTCTTGTTCCTCTCCACTTAAAACATATGCTTTTGTCTTGTCAGATAGATCCTGAGCTGATTGGGAAATCGAATTCAGGTTTAGTAATGTTTCAAATTCCTGATGGTATTGCTGCATTAACTGCGTCGAACTGACATAAATCGAAATCGTGACAATATTAAATAAAATAATAATTCCAGCAAAGATCAGCGTTAATTTCGATTGAATCGTCCGACCGTTCAGTAATTTTTTTATTCGCATCTTTACTCACCTTCTTTCAAAAATACCTCACCATTCATCAGGTCTTCTTTCATGATCACACCTGTTTTGGTATGGTGTATTTGCTCGGGTTGATCATTTTGATAGAGTTGATACATTTCCTCGACTGCCTTCTTCCCCATTTCCTCCGGGTATTGGGCAATCGTTGCCTGGATCTTGTCGTCTTCTATTAAGGACAGTGTTTCTGGGAGAATATCAAATGCCAGCACATATGGACTTGTTGTCGGCTGAAATTCACTTATTGCTTGCACGATTCCCATTCCATCTAAAGCACTGATGCCAAAAATAGCGGTTATATCGGATCGACTTTTTAATAATTGATAGGTGGCATCTGCTGCACCTAATTCGGTAATATTCGATTCGGCTACTGCGACCAACTCAATTCGCTTCTCTTGGCTGATCGCTTCTTCAAACCCTTCTAAACGCTCCATTTGATTCTGGGCATCTTTTAATCCGATGATGGTAACAACTTTTTGCTCTCCTTCTGTTTCTTCGATCAGTGTCTTTCCTGCGAGATAACCCGCTTCGAAATTATCTGTTCCCACATAAAAATCACGACCACTTGTTTCATTATCGGTGTCAATTGTTGCAACCGGGATATTGTGTTCCTTCGCTTTTTGGACAAGCTGACGAAATCTCGGATCACTCATCCCTTTGGTAATAATGGCATCAACATTGGCAGCAATCATGCGGTCCAATGTGTCGAGACGTTCATCGGTATCTGTTACTTTTGGGCCTACATATTCTAAATAAATGTTATGCTGTTCCGCTGCTTGCTTCGCACCTTTTTCAATGAAACGCCAATAATTATTCCCGACTTCTTCGGTTACAAGTGCGAAATGATAATCATACATCTGCTCAGATGCAGCTTGCTGATCGATATAAAACGTTTCTTTGCCATAATAAAGCATAAGACTAAATGGGATGAGAAAAAGAATGGTAAAGAAGATTTTTCGTAACACAGTAAACACCTTCTTCTTGAAATTGAGATATCTTTTCTTTTGATTAAATTGTAAGCGTTTTTTCTGAACTTGTCTATGTTGTCGGGGAGATACTCCTCATTATCTCGTGAAACATGGAAAAGAAGCTTGAGAGAACTCAAGCTTCTTGATCTGCCATCCATTCGAACAGGCCTGGTACTTCATCATTATAGACATAGATCCATGACCAGTGACCATTATATTCATATGGGGTACCGTCTTCATTGGTATAAATCCCTGACGTGTCAAACACTCCATCGAATAAGGTCATGTGGACGTCGGCTCCTTCCACTTCCGACATTCTTTCATAAGTTGGAATCGTATTTTCTGTTGGATCTAATGTTGGGTCATTTTCTGCGGTAATGAACCATGTAGGTGTCTTTGCTAAATCCGTAATATCTTGGTCCGAAATGATAGAATCATTTAAACCCTCACATACTGGGAAAGCAGCTGCAAAATATTCTGGGTAGTCTCTTGTCATCACAAGAGTCATATAACCACCGTTAGAAGCACCACCGATATAAATACGGTCGGTATCAATATCATCATGTTCCGCTACGAACTCTTCAATGAGCTCCATAAGTGGTTCTGTATAGATAGAAGTCCCATCTGCACCACCAGATTCACCGTG encodes:
- a CDS encoding carbohydrate ABC transporter permease; this encodes MVVRRIVKYTVLIAIALFFLTPVYVMLITSFKPLEEVSLSEMWALPSAIDFSSYTHAFSELAPNLMNSLYLVIPATLLSAILGAMNGYVLSKWRFKGSEVVFTMILFGMFIPYQSILIPLIQFLNKVGLYNSIAGLIFTHVVYGLPITTLMFRNFYANIPDSMIEAAQVDGASFLGIFRRVILPLSITGFVVVAIWQFTNIWNEFLFAVTITNNNAQPVMVALQNLSGSQIVQWNVQMAGALLAAMPTLLVYILLGKYFVRGLLAGSVKG
- a CDS encoding carbohydrate ABC transporter permease codes for the protein MKITRDQLMALLFLTPSFLLIVIFVYGFIGWTGWVSLSNWNTLMPDMSFAGLKNYIYLFGDYRFQADLRNTVFFTILFIGFVIILGLGLAILLDQTKKANALFRNIFLFPMALSFVVTGVVWQWLLNPSTGFNQFLQVFGIQPKWYTDTNILAGFQWGSIEFGLPVAMIAVVIAAVWQMTGFSLAMYVAGLTGIPDELREAARIDGASELQIYRKVILPMLTPITMSVVIIMAHISLKIFDLIYAMTGSGANFVTDVPGVYMFETTFRGNYYANGAAIAIIMLLLVAVFIVPYLINSRRGAS
- a CDS encoding ABC transporter substrate-binding protein, whose protein sequence is MLKKSLAFLIMFIFMIALVACGGDDETTDDTGSTDDQTEDTTDDAAEEEEAESSGDGGSVEIFSWWTGAGEEDGLLALIDLFEEKHPDIEVENAAVAGGAGTNAKAVLATRMQGNDPPSTFQVHGGAELNESWVAADKMEPLNDFYEEYDLMDKFPEELIDMVSKDGNIYSVPVNIHRGNVMFYNMEVFEEHGIEVPTTLEEFVDVLAQLDEAGVTPLAMGDKEAWTATQIFENLLLATLGPDDYRALWEGEVGFDDDRVREAAEYFETIIGYVNEDHASRNWQDASQLVGEGEAAMTNMGDWAKGYFSNDLNLETNVDFGYFAFPGTTEDFMVITDTFGLPKGVEDPDTVKEFLNVLGSVEGQDAFNPLKGSIPARVDADASKYDEYGTDTMEDFQNSNLAPSLAHGSAASEGYLTKANQEVNIFVTQQNVDQFIEKLQQIAGDL
- a CDS encoding response regulator → MKVVIAEDEFLERKAMRKFLEEHFSDIEQVEEAVNGRKAIEVAESIQPDIILMDIKMPGINGLEAMESICQAFPLTKFIMVTAYDTFEYAKQAMKLGVREYILKPSKKEEIIRAILNVKSELEQDKQMLENRRALFLTKVIQGEDAHPLQQSLCPDMQSGYFIMANKPLTLSDDYITQDNIALYVSNERLDNADVLKQIRSLQLTLGDDHYIGAGHPYDKVEDLTTSYYEAKKALRQLLKAKQKQYGFAATNQSEEIPTNRLLEAIRDGEEEKVWVLFDVIAPHANVELFVQIKQLAEDKGIKLDTTPEEIVTTEDWKELIQLVCKEIKHYFQSQDKIVKAKQFIENNYHKQINLVDVSSYTDLSTNYVSNLFHEATGSTFIDYLTEIRIKKAKELLQTNNATLKEISYEIGYKDPNYFSRVFKKHVGLSPKQYQSQIVK
- a CDS encoding sensor histidine kinase — translated: MRIKKLLNGRTIQSKLTLIFAGIIILFNIVTISIYVSSTQLMQQYHQEFETLLNLNSISQSAQDLSDKTKAYVLSGEEQDLEAYYEARENFHERTAPIMQETNSIHYKNYINLIDALRYQTDLTTGFVLRDDMERYSMHVKEVDQTSSYIQESTLELLDGSLTEYQSLYADIRERNEAFKYFTLYLLITSILLGAFITVRFSRGIHRPVQALSQAAKEVSVGKFDGKSVQIQSPVELKLLGDSFNKMRESIRNLIKEIKDQSEQERLMKELELKHLQNQIQPHFLFNTLNTVSKMAYLEDAKSTSNLIDSLASMMRHSLGDLKKTTTLKEELKMVEDYVAIQKMRFMERIEFDIDQLPEDGDLPLPRLTLQPLVENAFIHGLESLEEGGKISIHVKTHHSGVMVEVADNGVGMAEEKRRQLIQSTTENEQHVGHMTGIGLVNVIKRLQMFYQTDDVLEIDTRLGKGTIIRIYLPDKQQQELGVLA
- a CDS encoding substrate-binding domain-containing protein → MLRKIFFTILFLIPFSLMLYYGKETFYIDQQAASEQMYDYHFALVTEEVGNNYWRFIEKGAKQAAEQHNIYLEYVGPKVTDTDERLDTLDRMIAANVDAIITKGMSDPRFRQLVQKAKEHNIPVATIDTDNETSGRDFYVGTDNFEAGYLAGKTLIEETEGEQKVVTIIGLKDAQNQMERLEGFEEAISQEKRIELVAVAESNITELGAADATYQLLKSRSDITAIFGISALDGMGIVQAISEFQPTTSPYVLAFDILPETLSLIEDDKIQATIAQYPEEMGKKAVEEMYQLYQNDQPEQIHHTKTGVIMKEDLMNGEVFLKEGE